One Cucurbita pepo subsp. pepo cultivar mu-cu-16 chromosome LG11, ASM280686v2, whole genome shotgun sequence DNA window includes the following coding sequences:
- the LOC111806150 gene encoding uncharacterized protein LOC111806150 isoform X2 — protein MLVPSYSDELMADHSLIVSEADHSLIVSDAELSLVDHTLVIGQEFPDVETCRRMLKDIAIAMHFDIRIVKSDRSRFIAKCSKEGCPWRVHVAKCPGVPTFTVRTLHGEHTCEGVRNLHHQQASVGWVARSVAAQVRDNPQYKPKEILRDIRDQHGVAVSYMQAWRGKERSMAALHGTFEDGYRLLPAYCEQIRKTNPGSFASVFATGQENCFQRLFVSYRASIYGFINACRPLLELDKVHLKGKYLGALLCAAVVDADDSLFPLAIAVVDVDSDENWMWFMSELRKLLGVNTDSMPRLTILSERQRGMVEAVETHFPSAFHGFCLRYVSENFRDTFKNTKLVNIFWNAVYALTAAEFDSKIAEMVEISQEVITWFEHFPPQLWAVAYFEGVRYGHFTLGVTELLYNWALECHELPIVQMMEHIRNEMASWFNERREMGMRWTSILVPFAEKRIAEAIADARCYQVLRANEVEFEIVSTERTNIVEIHSRVCSCRCWQLYGLPCAHAAAALMSCGQNAHLFAEPCFTVASYRETYSKMIYPILDKSLWKESGEGEGGVKVDITIRPPKIRRPPGRPKKKVLS, from the coding sequence ATGCTGGTGCCTTCTTACTCTGATGAATTAATGGCCGATCATTCTTTAATTGTATCTGAGGCTGATCATTCTTTAATTGTATCTGATGCTGAGCTTAGTCTGGTAGATCACACCCTGGTTATTGGACAAGAATTTCCTGATGTTGAAACATGCCGGAGAATGTTGAAAGATATTGCTATAGCTATGCATTTTGATATTCGAATCGTTAAATCTGATCGTAGTCGGTTTATAGCCAAATGCTCCAAGGAAGGTTGCCCTTGGCGCGTGCATGTAGCAAAATGCCCTGGAGTGCCAACTTTTACAGTTAGAACCCTACATGGCGAGCATACTTGTGAAGGTGTTCGTAATCTTCATCATCAGCAAGCCTCTGTGGGATGGGTTGCCAGATCTGTGGCAGCACAAGTACGAGATAATCCACAGTATAAACCCAAGGAAATTCTCCGGGATATCCGCGATCAGCACGGAGTTGCTGTATCCTACATGCAAGCTTGGCGTGGGAAAGAACGTAGCATGGCTGCACTTCATGGAACTTTTGAAGATGGGTATCGTCTTCTTCCTGCTTATTGTGAACAAATAAGGAAAACAAACCCTGGAAGTTTTGCTTCAGTTTTTGCAACTGGACAAGAAAATTGCTTCCAGCGATTGTTTGTTTCATATCGCGCTTCGAtatatgggtttataaacgcCTGTAGACCGCTTCTTGAACTTGACAAAGTACATCTTAAAGGAAAATACTTGGGAGCCTTACTGTGTGCTGCGGTTGTTGATGCAGATGATTCATTGTTCCCATTAGCTATTGCAGTTGTTGATGTGGATAGTGATGAAAATTGGATGTGGTTCATGTCAGAATTGCGAAAGCTTCTTGGGGTAAATACTGATAGTATGCCTAGATTGACAATACTATCTGAAAGACAAAGAGGCATGGTTGAGGCGGTTGAAACACATTTTCCGAGTGCCTTTCATGGATTCTGTCTGCGTTATGTAAGCGAAAATTTTCGCGATACGTTTAAAAACACGAAGTTGGTCAATATTTTTTGGAATGCTGTTTATGCTCTCACTGCAGCTGAATTCGACAGCAAAATTGCTGAGATGGTGGAGATCTCACAAGAAGTAATAACATGGTTTGAACACTTCCCTCCCCAACTGTGGGCTGTAGCATATTTTGAAGGTGTGCGGTATGGCCATTTTACATTAGGGGTTACAGAGTTGTTGTATAATTGGGCACTCGAGTGTCACGAGCTCCCCATCGTGCAGATGATGGAACATATTCGTAACGAAATGGCATCTTGGTTTAACGAGCGGCGTGAAATGGGAATGAGATGGACCTCCATTCTCGTACCCTTTGCCGAGAAGCGGATCGCCGAAGCAATTGCAGATGCTCGTTGTTATCAAGTACTTCGTGCAAATgaagttgaatttgaaatCGTCTCAACTGAGCGGACAAATATCGTGGAGATACATAGTCGTGTGTGCTCCTGTCGTTGTTGGCAATTGTATGGTCTGCCTTGTGCTCATGCTGCAGCTGCTCTAATGTCATGTGGGCAGAATGCTCATCTATTTGCTGAGCCATGTTTCACCGTCGCTAGTTACCGTGAAACGTATTCTAAAATGATATACCCGATCCTCGACAAGAGCCTGTGGAAGGAATCGGGCGAAGGAGAAGGAGGTGTGAAGGTTGATATCACAATACGCCCTCCCAAAATTCGTCGCCCACCGGGAAGGCCGAAAAAGAAAGTTCTGAGTTGA
- the LOC111806150 gene encoding uncharacterized protein LOC111806150 isoform X1, protein MFQNKCGIVVCNTSSLAQHEANLQNRVMLVPSYSDELMADHSLIVSEADHSLIVSDAELSLVDHTLVIGQEFPDVETCRRMLKDIAIAMHFDIRIVKSDRSRFIAKCSKEGCPWRVHVAKCPGVPTFTVRTLHGEHTCEGVRNLHHQQASVGWVARSVAAQVRDNPQYKPKEILRDIRDQHGVAVSYMQAWRGKERSMAALHGTFEDGYRLLPAYCEQIRKTNPGSFASVFATGQENCFQRLFVSYRASIYGFINACRPLLELDKVHLKGKYLGALLCAAVVDADDSLFPLAIAVVDVDSDENWMWFMSELRKLLGVNTDSMPRLTILSERQRGMVEAVETHFPSAFHGFCLRYVSENFRDTFKNTKLVNIFWNAVYALTAAEFDSKIAEMVEISQEVITWFEHFPPQLWAVAYFEGVRYGHFTLGVTELLYNWALECHELPIVQMMEHIRNEMASWFNERREMGMRWTSILVPFAEKRIAEAIADARCYQVLRANEVEFEIVSTERTNIVEIHSRVCSCRCWQLYGLPCAHAAAALMSCGQNAHLFAEPCFTVASYRETYSKMIYPILDKSLWKESGEGEGGVKVDITIRPPKIRRPPGRPKKKVLS, encoded by the exons ATGTTCCAAAATAAG TGTGGTATAGTAGTGTGTAATACTAGTTCTTTAGCTCAACATGAAGCAAATTTGCAGAATCGTGTGATGCTGGTGCCTTCTTACTCTGATGAATTAATGGCCGATCATTCTTTAATTGTATCTGAGGCTGATCATTCTTTAATTGTATCTGATGCTGAGCTTAGTCTGGTAGATCACACCCTGGTTATTGGACAAGAATTTCCTGATGTTGAAACATGCCGGAGAATGTTGAAAGATATTGCTATAGCTATGCATTTTGATATTCGAATCGTTAAATCTGATCGTAGTCGGTTTATAGCCAAATGCTCCAAGGAAGGTTGCCCTTGGCGCGTGCATGTAGCAAAATGCCCTGGAGTGCCAACTTTTACAGTTAGAACCCTACATGGCGAGCATACTTGTGAAGGTGTTCGTAATCTTCATCATCAGCAAGCCTCTGTGGGATGGGTTGCCAGATCTGTGGCAGCACAAGTACGAGATAATCCACAGTATAAACCCAAGGAAATTCTCCGGGATATCCGCGATCAGCACGGAGTTGCTGTATCCTACATGCAAGCTTGGCGTGGGAAAGAACGTAGCATGGCTGCACTTCATGGAACTTTTGAAGATGGGTATCGTCTTCTTCCTGCTTATTGTGAACAAATAAGGAAAACAAACCCTGGAAGTTTTGCTTCAGTTTTTGCAACTGGACAAGAAAATTGCTTCCAGCGATTGTTTGTTTCATATCGCGCTTCGAtatatgggtttataaacgcCTGTAGACCGCTTCTTGAACTTGACAAAGTACATCTTAAAGGAAAATACTTGGGAGCCTTACTGTGTGCTGCGGTTGTTGATGCAGATGATTCATTGTTCCCATTAGCTATTGCAGTTGTTGATGTGGATAGTGATGAAAATTGGATGTGGTTCATGTCAGAATTGCGAAAGCTTCTTGGGGTAAATACTGATAGTATGCCTAGATTGACAATACTATCTGAAAGACAAAGAGGCATGGTTGAGGCGGTTGAAACACATTTTCCGAGTGCCTTTCATGGATTCTGTCTGCGTTATGTAAGCGAAAATTTTCGCGATACGTTTAAAAACACGAAGTTGGTCAATATTTTTTGGAATGCTGTTTATGCTCTCACTGCAGCTGAATTCGACAGCAAAATTGCTGAGATGGTGGAGATCTCACAAGAAGTAATAACATGGTTTGAACACTTCCCTCCCCAACTGTGGGCTGTAGCATATTTTGAAGGTGTGCGGTATGGCCATTTTACATTAGGGGTTACAGAGTTGTTGTATAATTGGGCACTCGAGTGTCACGAGCTCCCCATCGTGCAGATGATGGAACATATTCGTAACGAAATGGCATCTTGGTTTAACGAGCGGCGTGAAATGGGAATGAGATGGACCTCCATTCTCGTACCCTTTGCCGAGAAGCGGATCGCCGAAGCAATTGCAGATGCTCGTTGTTATCAAGTACTTCGTGCAAATgaagttgaatttgaaatCGTCTCAACTGAGCGGACAAATATCGTGGAGATACATAGTCGTGTGTGCTCCTGTCGTTGTTGGCAATTGTATGGTCTGCCTTGTGCTCATGCTGCAGCTGCTCTAATGTCATGTGGGCAGAATGCTCATCTATTTGCTGAGCCATGTTTCACCGTCGCTAGTTACCGTGAAACGTATTCTAAAATGATATACCCGATCCTCGACAAGAGCCTGTGGAAGGAATCGGGCGAAGGAGAAGGAGGTGTGAAGGTTGATATCACAATACGCCCTCCCAAAATTCGTCGCCCACCGGGAAGGCCGAAAAAGAAAGTTCTGAGTTGA